From the Kwoniella pini CBS 10737 chromosome 8, complete sequence genome, one window contains:
- a CDS encoding methylmalonate-semialdehyde dehydrogenase (acylating), with protein MIRTLQKTIPIHSIRLTRSYSSPSIASSSSSSSNIKKGLSPLANEVAKEISEKWKGTSAIGGNTKNYIGGEFKESKAEKWLDVNDPSTQTLLTRVPETTASEFNDAIDAASQAFKTWGKTSVMKRQRVMFELQHLIRQHSPDIAKSIVLEQGKTFADALGDVGRGLQVVESATAITNTLLGDKLEVSADMDTFSRRLPLGVTAAITPFNFPAMIVLWSAALATVTGNTLIVKPSERDPGATMIIAELCERAGIPPGVINVVHGGAPTVNRICDDPAIKAISFVGGDKAGEHIYNRATPLGKRVQANLGAKNHCVIMPDANKNLSLNAVAGAAFGAAGQRCMALSVAIFVGASRQWIPDLIERAKALKVSGGFEENTDLGPVISPEAKARVEHYIGTVEEEGGRILLDGRGLTIPEYPNGNFVGPTVVEATVDMSAYKNEIFGPVLTIVEAETLDDAIEIINQNKYGNGASIFTNSGSTARKFELEAEPGQIGVNVAVPVPLPMFNWSGNKGSFKGDIPFYGKSGIDFYTYRKTTTSLWPAADAVGNRASVHMPQIQ; from the exons atgattCGTACTTTACAAAAAacaattccaattcattCTATTCGTTTAACACGTTCATactcttctccttcaattgcttcttcttcttcttcctctagtaatattaaaaaaggtttatcaCCTTTAGCAAATGAAGTAGCTAAAGAAATTTCTGAAAAATGGAAAGGTACTTCTGCAATTGGAGGTAATACTAAAAATTATATTGGTGgagaatttaaagaaagTAAAGCTGAGAAATGGTTAGATGTTAATGATCCT TCTACTCAAACTCTTCTTACTAGAGTTCCAGAAACAACTGCATCGGAATTTAATGATGCTATTGATGCTGCTTCTCAAGCTTTTAAAACTTGGGGAAAAACAAGTGTGATGAAAAGACAAAGAGTTATGTTTGA ACTTCAGCACCTTATCAGACAACACTCTCCTGATATCGCCAAATCAATCGTACttgaacaaggtaaaaCATTTGCCGATGCCCTTGGAGATGTTGGAAGAGGATTACAAGTGGTTGAATCAGCTACAGCAATTACGAATACCCTCTTAGgtgataaattagaagtTTCAGCGGATATGGATACTTTCTCAAGAAGATTACCATTAGGTGTTACTGCTGCTATCACTCCTTTCAACTTCCCAGCCATGATTGTTCTTTGGAGTGCTGCTTTAGCTACTGTGACTG GTAACACACTCATCGTTAAACCATCTGAACGAGACCCAGGAGCGACTATGATCATCGCTGAATTATGTGAGAGAGCTGGTATACCCCCTGGAGTCATAAATGT CGTTCACGGTGGTGCACCAACAGTCAATCGGATTTGTGACGATCCTGCAATCAAAGCTATCTCCTTTGTTGGAGGAGACAAAGCTGGTGAACATATTTATAACAG AGCCACGCCTCTGGGCAAACGAGTTCAAGCTAATTTGGGAGCTAAGAACCATTGTGTGATCATGCCGGATG CCAACAAGAATCTGTCCCTCAACGCCGTGGCTGGAGCTGCCTTCGGTGCGGCTGGTCAGAGATGTATGGCTTTGTCTGTAG CCATCTTCGTTGGCGCTTCTAGACAATGGATCCCcgatttgattgaaagagCAAAGGCTCTTAAGGTGTCTGGAGGATTTGAAGAGAACACCGATCT CGGACCTGTGATCTCCCCTGAAGCCAAAGCCAGAGTTGAGCATTACATCGGTACcgtcgaagaagaaggaggaaggATCTTGCTTGATGGAAGGGGCTTGACTATTCCTGAATACCCCAACGGAAACTTTGTGGGACCCACTGTAGTCGAAGCGACCGTGGATATGAGTGCATATAA GAACGAGATTTTCGGTCCTGTTTTGACTATAGTCGAGGCTGAGACACTTGACGATGCtatcgaaatcatcaaccAGAATAAATA TGGAAACGGAGCTTCCATTTTCACCAACTCTGGATCTACAGCTAGGAAATTCGAATTGGAAGCTGAGCCCGGACAAATCGGTGTCAATGTAGCTGTGCCT GTACCCCTCCCCATGTTCAACTGGTCAGGAAACAAAGGATCATTCAAGGGTGATATACCGTTCTACGGTAAATCAGGTATCGATTTCTATACTTATCGAAAGACCACTACATCGCTTTGGCCCGCTGCGGACGCTGTTGGTAATAGG GCAAGTGTCCATATGCCTCAAATCCAATAG